Within the Methanobacterium sp. BRmetb2 genome, the region GTTCGTACATCTAAAATACCTAGAAATTTAAAATCTAAAAAAATTGAAGAAGCCAGAGTTAAAACTGCCTCGCAAAATATTCAAGAAACGTATAATAACATTTTAGAGAAGGTTCCCAATATTGAAAGTCTCCATATGTTCTACCAGGATTATATAGATGTTGTTGTAGGGGTGGATCAAATGAAAAAATCCCTCGGAGCATTAAATTGGGCTGTGGGGATTATAGCTAAACTTGAAAATGAGTACGTATTCAAAATTAGAAGATCCGGACCTGAAAATTCTTCTAGAATCCGTAAAGAAGCATTTGGACGTATTTCATCAGTTATACATAGAATAGATGATGATCTTGAGTTTTTGGATTATGCTAAAGTAAGACTTAAAAACACTCCTACCATTGACTTTGACGCAGTAACTGTGGTTATAGCTGGCTTTCCTAACGTGGGAAAATCTACGTTGCTCAGAAGGTTAACTTCAGCAGAACCTAAGGTTGCGGATTATCCATTTACAACTCAAGGCATTCAAATTGGTCATTTTGAAAAAAAATGGATCAAATATCAAATAATTGACACTCCCGGCCTTTTGGACCGGCCAGTAAGGGATATGAATCCTATAGAACTTAGAGCTATGGTGGCATTGGAGTACCTAGCAGAAGTTATTTTATACATCTTTGATGCATCAGAAACCTGTGGATATTCATTGGAAAGTCAATACAAGTTATATGAAGAGATTAATAGACTTTATGATACTCCAATGATATGTATTTTTAATAAAATAGACTTGGCAGAAAATGTTAAGTATCTTGATGAGTATATTAATAAAGTGGATGACCCTCTCCTTTTAACGGCAACAGAGGGTGTTGGAGTAACCGATCTTATAAAAAGGCTGGAGGAATTTGATGGTGGAAAAAGATATTGAAAAAAAAGATATGCCTGAAAAGGATGAAAAAAAGGAAGAAATAAAAGCCAAAATTGAAGAAGGGAAAGATAAAGTTGAAAAACGTAAAACCACTGCAGAAAAAATGTTTGAAGACATATTAAGCAATGTCAAAGAGATGCAACAAGAAGTTGAAAAAAGAGTGTCAGATTACGCTAACTCAATCCCTGCCAAGCCCAATATGGATGTAATAGAAACTGAAGAGTCTATAATAATTAAAACTGATCTTCCCGGTGTCAGTAAAGATAATATAAATATTAACCTCACTGAAGATACCATTGATATCCAGGCCAAATTTGAAGAAGAAAGTAAAGTTTCAGAGGCTAATTTTATAAAGAAAGAGAGAAAATACGGTGAAGCTCGAAGATCTATGGTTTTACCTGCAAAAATAAAAGTTAAAGGCGCTTCTGCCAAATTTGATAACGGTATTTTAACTGTAGAACTCCCAAAAGTAGAAAAAGCAGAAAAATTCAAAGTAAACATAGATTAATTAGACATATTCTTTTTTTTGAATTTTTTTCAATCTTTTACTTTATTTTAAGGTATTCTAATTCTCAATAAGAACTACTTCTAATAATAAAAAATCCTAAAAAAAGTTCTTTTTAATCTTTTAGAATTTCAACATTATCCATATATTTGGCGTAGGTCTCGTCAATAGTCTCTTCTATAACCCTTGTATTTGCAACTGTCTCCATAAAACCAGATTCCATTTTGAATCTAGGTAGAACATGTACATGAAGATGTTCAACACTTGCTCCGGCAGCTATACCCAGATTTATCCCAACATTTATACCGGCTGGTTGCATGACTTTCCTCACAAGCTTTATAGTTTTTTGGATCATGATAAATAAGTTTTTAAGTGATTCTGGGTCGAGGTCTATTAGATCAGTTACATGGCTAACTGGAACAACCTCTAAGTGGCCCCTGTTATAAGGAAATATGTTCATAAGTACCATATTCTCTCCATCATTATAAAGAACTCTGGAAGGAACGTTAGGATCATTACCTGCAATAGCACAAAACAAACAAGGAACATCTGGCTTTTTAGAAGGATATGAACCGCGGGAAGGTGCAAAAAGAACTTTGTAACCCTCCCTTTTACTAAAAAGTCTGGCAATACACACTGCCATTTTAGCTACATCTACAGCGTCATTACCAATTAAAACCATAGAA harbors:
- a CDS encoding GTP-binding protein, which codes for MFIPTIPTAEEILDKAFGRAKKAANKVRTSKIPRNLKSKKIEEARVKTASQNIQETYNNILEKVPNIESLHMFYQDYIDVVVGVDQMKKSLGALNWAVGIIAKLENEYVFKIRRSGPENSSRIRKEAFGRISSVIHRIDDDLEFLDYAKVRLKNTPTIDFDAVTVVIAGFPNVGKSTLLRRLTSAEPKVADYPFTTQGIQIGHFEKKWIKYQIIDTPGLLDRPVRDMNPIELRAMVALEYLAEVILYIFDASETCGYSLESQYKLYEEINRLYDTPMICIFNKIDLAENVKYLDEYINKVDDPLLLTATEGVGVTDLIKRLEEFDGGKRY
- a CDS encoding heat-shock protein Hsp20, translated to MPEKDEKKEEIKAKIEEGKDKVEKRKTTAEKMFEDILSNVKEMQQEVEKRVSDYANSIPAKPNMDVIETEESIIIKTDLPGVSKDNININLTEDTIDIQAKFEEESKVSEANFIKKERKYGEARRSMVLPAKIKVKGASAKFDNGILTVELPKVEKAEKFKVNID
- a CDS encoding phosphomethylpyrimidine kinase codes for the protein MEIQNLKNAAKILQSSKEFANLIPEVRSNIVMAKKDAKTVLDVAGIPGRITTVDNKPKVFTTPDFGASSHMARLVLNIMKYDSSKRSALNLRYDEGLIDICTKLGLNVSYYDRREEPDDVRKIEGGTIPWGVKSAVDRIGKVPDVIYHTGDWGKEPSMVLIGNDAVDVAKMAVCIARLFSKREGYKVLFAPSRGSYPSKKPDVPCLFCAIAGNDPNVPSRVLYNDGENMVLMNIFPYNRGHLEVVPVSHVTDLIDLDPESLKNLFIMIQKTIKLVRKVMQPAGINVGINLGIAAGASVEHLHVHVLPRFKMESGFMETVANTRVIEETIDETYAKYMDNVEILKD